The following proteins are encoded in a genomic region of Phalacrocorax carbo chromosome 2, bPhaCar2.1, whole genome shotgun sequence:
- the CX3CR1 gene encoding CX3C chemokine receptor 1, with protein MMEAFTETTPEYAYDEHAFSCNKTDIQEFGKIFLPIFYIVVFALGLTGNLMVVFVIVKEGGKKSITDIYLLNLAISDLLFVISLPFWASHTVRGWTLGTIPCRAVSSLYYIGFFGGMFFITVISIDRYLAIVRATYSLKSRTMKHGFLITCGVWPIAILVSVPHFVFSQQVENDCISVFPQELENIWPVFCNVELNTIGFFTPVCIICYCYYGMVKTLLSCKNQKKTRAIKLILVVVVVFLMFWSPYNVLIFLETLKHYELFTSCNQIKSLDYAMHLTETIAFSHCCLNPLIYAFAGEKFRKYLYQVCLKYCPFLCFCGPCSRYQVTYSASYAESVVSSNITLNTSEQDGSVFV; from the coding sequence ATGATGGAAGCATTCACAGAAACGACACCTGAATACGCTTATGACGAACATGCTTTTTCCTGCAACAAGACTGACATCCAAGAatttgggaaaatatttctgccaaTATTTTACATTGTAGTGTTTGCTCTTGGCCTCACAGGGAATCTAATGGTGGTTTTTGTCATTGTGAAAGAAGGTGGTAAAAAAAGCATCACTGATATCTATCTCCTGAACTTGGCTATCTCGGACCTTCTCTTTGTGATCTCCCTCCCCTTCTGGGCTTCCCACACGGTGCGTGGATGGACCCTTGGGACTATTCCATGCAGAGCCGTTTCCTCGCTGTATTACATTGGCTTCTTTGGGGGCATGTTCTTTATTACTGTTATCAGTATCGACAGATATTTGGCCATTGTCCGGGCAACGTATTCTCTGAAATCCAGAACAATGAAACATGGCTTTCTTATAACCTGTGGAGTATGGCCAATAGCGATTTTAGTTTCAGTGCCACATTTTGTGTTCTCCCAGCAGGTAGAAAATGACTGCATTTCTGTCTTCCCCCAGGAGCTGGAGAACATCTGGCCAGTGTTCTGCAATGTGGAGCTGAACACCATTGGCTTTTTCACCCCAGTCTGTATCATATGCTATTGCTACTATGGGATGGTCAAAACCCTGCTGTCctgcaaaaatcagaaaaaaacacgAGCCATAAAACTTATCTTGGTTGTGGtggttgtatttttaatgttttggtcCCCCTACAATGTACTGATTTTTCTAGAGACTTTAAAGCACTATGAGTTATTCACAAGTTGCAACCAAATTAAATCATTGGACTATGCAATGCACCTGACCGAAACCATTGCATTCAGTCACTGTTGTCTCAATCCCCTTATCTATGCCTTCGCTGGGGAGAAATTCAGGAAATACCTTTATCAAGTCTGCTTAAAGTACTGCCCattcctgtgtttctgtggccCCTGCAGTCGCTACCAGGTGACCTATTCGGCTAGTTATGCAGAAAGCGTTGTGAGCAGTAACATAACCCTGAACACCAGTGAACAGGATGGCTCTGTCTTTGTCTAA